From a region of the Alnus glutinosa chromosome 1, dhAlnGlut1.1, whole genome shotgun sequence genome:
- the LOC133862453 gene encoding bidirectional sugar transporter SWEET3 isoform X1 translates to MGERLRLAVGVIGNAASVLLYAAPILTFSRVIRKKSTEEFSCVPYIIALLNCLLYTWYGLPVVSHRWENLPLITTNGLGILLEFSFIFIYFWFASDGGKMKVAVSVTTVIIGFCTTAIISALAFHDHHHRKVFVGSVGLVVSVAMYGSPLVVVKQVILTKSVEFMPFYLSFFSFLGSSCWMTYGILSHDLFLAAPNLVGSPLGILQLMLYCKYRKRGIIEEPNKWDTEKNDEKSKHLQLVINDSISGKS, encoded by the exons ATGGGAGAAAGGTTGCGGCTGGCAGTCGGAGTAATAG GGAATGCTGCTTCTGTGTTACTTTATGCAGCTCCCAT ATTAACTTTTTCAAGAGTCATAAGGAAGAAAAGCACAGAGGAGTTTTCATGTGTTCCTTACATCATTGCACTATTAAACTGTCTCCTTTATACTTGGTATGGACTGCCAGTGGTAAGCCATAGGTGGGAAAATCTTCCTCTAATTACCACCAATGGCCTGGGGATTCTTCTCGAGTTCTCCTtcattttcatatatttctGGTTCGCTTCAGATGGAGGGAAG ATGAAGGTGGCTGTGTCGGTGACAACTGTTATCATAGGATTCTGCACCACTGCTATCATCTCAGCTCTTGCTTTCCATGATCACCATCATCGAAAGGTTTTTGTTGGGAGTGTTGGGCTAGTGGTCTCTGTAGCAATGTACGGTTCTCCACTGGTGGTTGTG AAGCAAGTGATACTTACAAAGAGCGTGGAATTCATGCCGTTCTACTTATCTTTTTTCTCATTCCTTGGTAGTTCATGTTGGATGACTTATGGAATACTCAGCCATGATCTATTTCTTGCG GCCCCGAATCTAGTTGGTTCTCCTTTAGGCATCCTTCAACTCATGCTCTACTGCAAGTATAGGAAACGAGGAATTATAGAAGAACCAAACAAATGGGATACGGAAAAGAATGATGAGAAGTCCAAACATTTGCAGCTCGTGATTAATGACAGTATTAGtggaaaaagttga
- the LOC133862453 gene encoding bidirectional sugar transporter SWEET3 isoform X2, with protein MGERLRLAVGVIGNAASVLLYAAPILTFSRVIRKKSTEEFSCVPYIIALLNCLLYTWYGLPVVSHRWENLPLITTNGLGILLEFSFIFIYFWFASDGGKMKVAVSVTTVIIGFCTTAIISALAFHDHHHRKVFVGSVGLVVSVAMYGSPLVVVQVILTKSVEFMPFYLSFFSFLGSSCWMTYGILSHDLFLAAPNLVGSPLGILQLMLYCKYRKRGIIEEPNKWDTEKNDEKSKHLQLVINDSISGKS; from the exons ATGGGAGAAAGGTTGCGGCTGGCAGTCGGAGTAATAG GGAATGCTGCTTCTGTGTTACTTTATGCAGCTCCCAT ATTAACTTTTTCAAGAGTCATAAGGAAGAAAAGCACAGAGGAGTTTTCATGTGTTCCTTACATCATTGCACTATTAAACTGTCTCCTTTATACTTGGTATGGACTGCCAGTGGTAAGCCATAGGTGGGAAAATCTTCCTCTAATTACCACCAATGGCCTGGGGATTCTTCTCGAGTTCTCCTtcattttcatatatttctGGTTCGCTTCAGATGGAGGGAAG ATGAAGGTGGCTGTGTCGGTGACAACTGTTATCATAGGATTCTGCACCACTGCTATCATCTCAGCTCTTGCTTTCCATGATCACCATCATCGAAAGGTTTTTGTTGGGAGTGTTGGGCTAGTGGTCTCTGTAGCAATGTACGGTTCTCCACTGGTGGTTGTG CAAGTGATACTTACAAAGAGCGTGGAATTCATGCCGTTCTACTTATCTTTTTTCTCATTCCTTGGTAGTTCATGTTGGATGACTTATGGAATACTCAGCCATGATCTATTTCTTGCG GCCCCGAATCTAGTTGGTTCTCCTTTAGGCATCCTTCAACTCATGCTCTACTGCAAGTATAGGAAACGAGGAATTATAGAAGAACCAAACAAATGGGATACGGAAAAGAATGATGAGAAGTCCAAACATTTGCAGCTCGTGATTAATGACAGTATTAGtggaaaaagttga
- the LOC133862462 gene encoding transcription factor TRY: MGGRRRRAQVEITSFESEEVSSIEWEVINMTDQEEDLIYRMYRLVGERWDLIAGRIPGRNAEEIERFWIMRHWEGVGDRRKLHKKENSKIFAH, encoded by the exons ATGGGCGGTCGACGTCGCCGGGCACAAGTCGAAATCACCAGTTTTGAGTCTGAGG AGGTTAGTAGTATTGAATGGGAGGTTATAAACATGACTGATCAAGAAGAAGATCTCATCTATAGAATGTATAGACTTGTTGGGGAGAG GTGGGATTTAATAGCGGGAAGGATTCCAGGCCGAAATGCGGAAGAAATAGAGAGGTTTTGGATAATGAGACACTGGGAAGGGGTCGGTGATAGAAGAAAATTGCATAAGAAAGAGAATTCCAAAATCTTTGCTCATTGA
- the LOC133857860 gene encoding RNA polymerase sigma factor sigE, chloroplastic/mitochondrial, which translates to MGVVTVSSSAARTPLGLSAKFSAQRSTLKIPLIVAFKADKSNSTALVAPQDQIPLPIETSKDRRKRRGKANKPLRRVKAVITDEASPSTTLGVDYNEAATQLENIYKLSPASDASDVENVVGGMMRKSQRRRKISGGDEKAERRTGYNVIKNQTKKVKRLSLDKRIALKKNEEDKVVAPMRKRKDVKDENVKIEQLVREYSASTDLVSLDWKKMRIPPVLPSSEHAWLFKLMQPMKALLQVKENLQKDLGREPTEGELAEAMNMKVVQVQKRMGVGRAARNKLIKHNLRLILFVINKYFQDFANGPRFQDLCQAGVKGLITSIDRFEPKRRFRLSTYSLFWIRHAIIRSMTLSSFTRVSFGLESVRVEIQRAKLELLFELHRLPTEEEIVKKVGISPERYHEVMKAAKPVFSLHSRHAITQEEYIKGITDVDGVGADNWRQPALLRLALDDVLDSLKPKESLVMRQRYGLDGKGDRTLGEIAGNLNISREMVRKHEVKALLKLKHPARVDYLRQHLV; encoded by the exons ATGGGAGTTGTGACTGTTTCCAGCTCAGCTGCTCGAACTCCGCTTGGTTTGAGTGCGAAATTCTCAGCTCAACGCTCTACTTTGAAAATACCATTGATAGTAGCTTTTAAAGCAGATAAATCCAATAGCACTGCATTGGTGGCACCACAGGATCAGATCCCTTTACCCATAGAAACCAGTAAGGATAGACGGAAGAGACGAGGAAAAGCTAACAAACCTTTGAGAAGAGTAAAAGCTGTCATTACAGATGAAGCTTCTCCGAGTACCACCTTGGGAGTGGATTACAATGAAGCCGCCACCCAGCTTGAAAACATATACAAGCTAAGCCCAGCATCTGATGCTTCTGATGTGGAAAATGTTGTAGGTGGCATGATGAGAAAAAGCCAGCGGAGGAGGAAGATTAGTGGAGGTGATGAAAAAGCAGAGAGGAGAACCGGCTATAATGTGATTAAGAACCAAACAAAGAAGGTTAAAAGGTTGAGTCTTGATAAAAGGATTGCGTTGAAAAAGAACGAGGAAGATAAAGTGGTTGCTCCAATGCGGAAGAGGAAAGATGTTAAGGATGAAAATGTGAAGATTGAGCAGCTTGTAAGGGAGTACTCGGCTTCAACTGATTTGGTTAGTTTGGACTGGAAAAAAATGAGGATACCTCCAGTTCTTCCTTCTTCTGAACATGCTTGGTTGTTCAAGTTGATGCAACCTATGAAG GCACTCCTTCAAGTGAAAGAGAATTTGCAAAAAGATTTGGGGAGAGAACCAACAGAAGGCGAACTAGCTGAAGCAATGAATATGAAAGTAGTTCAAGTACAAAAACGCATGGGGGTTGGTCGAGCTGCAAGAAACAAGCTCATTAAG CACAATCTCCGGCTCATTTTGTTTGTAATCAACAAGTATTTTCAAGACTTTGCAAATGGCCCAAGGTTTCAAGACCTTTGCCAGGCAGGAGTGAAGGGACTTATTACATCCATTGATcgttttgaaccaaaaaggagatTCCGGCTCTCCACTTATAGTCTTTTTTGGATTAGGCATGCCATTATACGCTCCATGACACTCTCAAGCTTTACTCGTGTTTCTTTTGGCCTCGAATCG GTTAGAGTAGAAATCCAGCGAGCCAAGCTTGAGTTGTTGTTTGAGCTTCATAGATTACCAACAGAGGAAGAGATAGTAAAAAAAGTTGGTATCTCCCCTGAGAGGTATCATGAAGTTATGAAAGCCGCGAAACCTGTTTTCTCTCTTCATTCAAGGCATGCAATCACACAAGAAGAGTACATTAAGGGGATCACTGATGTTGATGGTGTTGGAGCTGATAACTGGAGGCAACCTGCTCTTCTCAGGCTTGCTCTTGATGATGTG CTTGATTCTCTAAAGCCCAAGGAGAGCTTGGTAATGAGGCAAAGATATGGGCTTGATGGTAAAGGTGATAGAACATTGGGAGAGATTGCTGGCAACTTAAATATTTCAAGAGAAATGGTTCGGAAGCATGAAGTCAAGGCTTTACTGAAGCTCAAGCATCCAGCTCGAGTGGATTATCTTCGCCAACATTTAGTATAA
- the LOC133861533 gene encoding uncharacterized protein LOC133861533, with translation MVTKNNQGFVDDLLIFPAAEMASLSTIKVVLAEFEDLSELKVNPAKSTFFYSGVHVEEKKDLLELLQMSEGVLPIKYSGVPLITKRLLAANYDSLIAKISTRMDSWLIRHLSFAGRLILITSVFDSKAKAKIAWDKKLLRLREVAKDFIWFKLGDGSQIFLWYDHWHPVRCLIDKFGFRAIYDAGSCLGARLSSTIRNGDRFWPCARSDNIVKIQINLPEIEIEGIGLHIWNSRSGDIKRCSFSRRIWRNLMASCLIYDLVWSGQMLQSGFGDPKTRVSTGQVGSDTDESSSIPSVEKKGALFEIVYKSLDESDQEV, from the exons ATGgtaacaaaaaataatcaagGTTTTGTTGATGATCTGCTAATCTTTCCTGCAGCTGAAATGGCTTCTCTTAGTACAATCAAGGTTGTTCTTGCCGAGTTTGAAGACCTTTCGGAGCTAAAGGTTAATCCTGCTAAGAGCACATTCTTTTATAGTGGAGTTCATGTGGAGGAAAAGAAGGATTTGTTGGAATTATTGCAAATGTCTGAGGGTGTTCTTCCAATCAAGTACTCGGGGGTTCCTCTTATCACTAAGAGGCTCTTGGCTGCTAATTATGATTCCCTGATTGCAAAAATTTCGACTAGGATGGACTCTTGGCTTATAAGACATTTGTCTTTTGCAGGGAGACTTATATTAATCACTTCAGTCTT TGATTCTAAAGCTAAGGCTAAGATAGCTTGGGACAAA aagCTTCTTAGGCTTAGGGAGGTGGCAAAGGATTTCATTTGGTTCAAACTCGGAGATGGAAGTCAGATCTTTTTGTGGTATGATCATTGGCATCCTGTTAGATGCTTGATTGACAAATTTGGTTTTCGAGCTATATATGATGCAGGGAGTTGTCTAGGGGCTAGACTTTCTTCTACAATTCGTAATGGGGACCGGTTTTGGCCATGTGCTAGATCCGATAATATTGTGAAGATTCAAATCAATCTTCCCGAAATTGAAATCGAAGGTATTGGTTTGCATATTTGGAATTCCCGGAGTGGTGATATTAAAAGG tgTAGCTTTAGCAGGAGGATATGGAGGAACCTTATGGCTTCTTGCTTGATTTATGACCTTGTGTGGAGTGGACAGATGTTGCAAAGTgga TTTGGAGATCCTAAAACTCGTGTGTCAACTGGGCAAGTAGGATCAGACACTGACGAATCATCCAG tatACCGTCAGTGGAAAAGAAGGGTGCCCTGTTTGAGATTGTATATAAAAGCCTTGATGAGTCTGATCAGGAAGTTTGA